From Streptomyces cyaneogriseus subsp. noncyanogenus, the proteins below share one genomic window:
- a CDS encoding acyltransferase family protein produces MVTQGTGPSDVGRTHAPTRAVPSRLPSLTGLRFVAALMVFATHVVWYTQLVPGDAGKELREAFALSGSYGVGFFFILSGFVLTWTARSDDTARSFWRRRLAKIGPMHLVTFGLAAILVLSTARPTRAVDWLASLTLQQAWFPSIQTSSAVNGVAWSLACEFFFYLAFPALLPLLRRIRVEWLWPAAGAVLALIAAMFLVATYVVTDQPRLVAFSVSGEVSFTQVWFVYFFPPVRALEFVLGIVLARIVAAGRWPRIGLVPAFALAVAGYVLALYLPYLAGTAGLATVWTAPLIAAAAVADRERAASVFRRPAMVYLGELSFAFYMVHWIVIMTAAELIGPTRTFSLTTGALLVLVLLVVALVASYVLYRCVETPLVRRFGRHRPGTSGTDLPAAPTPLRAEGHRVPE; encoded by the coding sequence ATGGTGACCCAGGGAACAGGCCCGAGCGACGTGGGCCGTACGCACGCACCGACGCGGGCGGTCCCGTCCCGGCTGCCGTCCTTGACGGGACTGCGATTCGTGGCGGCCTTGATGGTATTCGCCACGCATGTCGTCTGGTACACCCAGCTCGTTCCCGGCGACGCGGGGAAGGAACTGCGGGAGGCATTCGCCCTTTCGGGATCTTACGGGGTCGGCTTCTTCTTCATCCTGAGCGGATTCGTCCTCACCTGGACGGCGCGTTCCGACGACACGGCGCGGTCGTTCTGGCGCCGCCGTCTTGCCAAGATCGGCCCCATGCACCTGGTCACCTTCGGCCTGGCGGCCATCCTGGTGCTGAGCACGGCCCGGCCGACCCGGGCGGTCGACTGGCTCGCCTCGCTGACCTTGCAGCAGGCGTGGTTCCCCAGCATCCAGACCAGCTCGGCCGTCAACGGGGTGGCCTGGTCGCTGGCGTGCGAGTTCTTCTTCTACCTGGCCTTCCCGGCCCTGCTGCCGCTCCTGCGGCGGATACGCGTGGAGTGGCTGTGGCCGGCGGCCGGGGCGGTGCTCGCGCTCATCGCGGCCATGTTCCTCGTCGCCACGTACGTGGTGACCGACCAGCCCCGGCTGGTGGCCTTCTCCGTGTCCGGAGAGGTGTCCTTCACCCAGGTGTGGTTCGTGTACTTCTTCCCGCCGGTCCGCGCGCTCGAATTCGTCCTGGGCATCGTCCTGGCCAGGATCGTGGCAGCGGGCCGGTGGCCGAGGATCGGTCTGGTCCCGGCCTTCGCCCTGGCCGTCGCCGGATACGTGCTCGCCCTGTATCTGCCGTACCTGGCGGGCACGGCCGGGCTGGCGACCGTGTGGACGGCGCCCCTCATCGCCGCCGCCGCGGTCGCGGACCGGGAGCGTGCCGCCTCGGTGTTCCGCAGGCCGGCGATGGTGTACCTGGGCGAGCTCTCCTTCGCGTTCTACATGGTCCACTGGATCGTCATCATGACCGCCGCCGAGCTGATCGGGCCGACCCGGACGTTCTCGCTGACGACCGGCGCGCTCCTGGTGCTCGTCCTGCTCGTGGTGGCGCTGGTGGCCTCCTACGTCCTGTACCGGTGCGTGGAGACACCGCTGGTGCGGCGCTTCGGGCGGCACCGGCCGGGGACGAGCGGGACGGACCTTCCGGCGGCGCCGACGCCCCTGAGGGCGGAAGGCCACCGCGTACCCGAGTGA
- a CDS encoding acyltransferase domain-containing protein gives MTKPATEDVRIGSGAGAVPWVLSGRSAAGLRAQAARLAARLETDSAASVVDEVTEVGRSLVAAGTAHEHRAVVLGRDRADLLLGVRALAEERAAANVVRGRADRRAGAQVRPVFVFPGQGTQWAGMAVGLLDTSPLFAREIRACERALSPYVDWSLEDVLRGVPGTPPLDRVDVVQPVLFSMMVSLARLWHGFGVEPGAAVGHSQGEIAAAHVAGALSLEDAARIVALRSQALTEIRGRGEMLTVLAPNDQVRTMLAAWDGTLSVAAVNGPATMTVSGDLAAMSEFGAALSAAGMMRWRVPGVDFAAHSAHVESLRKTLLDLAAGIGPRPGEVPFYSTVTGRRIDTAELDAEYWYRNLRQTVRFDEAVRALLADGHKVFIECSAQPVLTVGMQDTVEQLGGSAVLMATLRNEDGGTDRFLAALAEAYVNGVAVDWTPAFA, from the coding sequence GTGACCAAGCCGGCGACAGAGGATGTTCGAATCGGCTCCGGAGCCGGCGCGGTACCGTGGGTGCTGTCCGGGCGCAGCGCGGCGGGGCTGCGCGCGCAGGCCGCCCGCCTGGCCGCCCGGCTCGAGACCGACTCGGCGGCGAGCGTCGTGGACGAGGTCACCGAGGTGGGCCGGTCCCTGGTGGCGGCGGGCACCGCACACGAGCACCGGGCCGTGGTGCTGGGGCGCGATCGAGCGGACCTGCTCTTGGGGGTGCGCGCGCTGGCCGAGGAGCGGGCCGCGGCGAACGTGGTCCGCGGGCGGGCGGACCGGCGGGCGGGGGCGCAGGTCCGGCCGGTGTTCGTCTTCCCCGGCCAGGGCACCCAGTGGGCCGGCATGGCGGTGGGACTGCTGGACACCTCGCCCCTGTTCGCCCGGGAGATCCGGGCCTGCGAGCGGGCCCTGTCCCCGTACGTGGACTGGTCCCTGGAGGACGTCCTGAGGGGCGTGCCGGGGACCCCGCCGCTGGACCGGGTGGACGTGGTGCAGCCCGTGCTGTTCTCGATGATGGTGTCGCTGGCCCGGCTCTGGCACGGGTTCGGCGTCGAACCCGGGGCGGCCGTCGGCCACTCGCAGGGCGAGATCGCGGCCGCGCATGTGGCCGGAGCGCTGTCGCTGGAGGACGCGGCACGCATCGTCGCGCTGCGCAGCCAGGCCCTGACGGAGATCCGCGGCCGCGGCGAGATGCTGACCGTGCTGGCCCCCAACGACCAGGTGCGCACCATGCTGGCCGCCTGGGACGGCACGCTGTCGGTGGCCGCGGTGAACGGTCCGGCCACCATGACGGTGTCCGGCGACCTGGCCGCGATGTCCGAGTTCGGCGCCGCGCTGTCCGCGGCCGGCATGATGCGCTGGCGGGTGCCCGGGGTGGACTTCGCCGCGCACTCCGCGCACGTCGAGAGCCTCAGGAAGACCCTGCTCGACCTGGCGGCCGGGATCGGACCGCGGCCGGGCGAGGTGCCGTTCTACTCGACGGTGACCGGGCGGCGCATCGACACCGCCGAACTGGACGCGGAGTACTGGTACCGGAACCTGCGCCAGACGGTCAGGTTCGACGAGGCCGTCCGGGCGCTGCTCGCCGACGGCCACAAGGTCTTCATCGAGTGCAGCGCGCAGCCGGTGCTCACAGTCGGGATGCAGGACACCGTCGAACAACTCGGCGGCTCCGCCGTACTGATGGCGACGCTGCGCAACGAGGACGGCGGAACGGACCGCTTCCTCGCCGCGCTGGCGGAAGCGTACGTGAACGGCGTGGCGGTGGACTGGACGCCCGCGTTCGCCTGA
- a CDS encoding PucR family transcriptional regulator: protein MVEEAVVRVGSGATGWAIENSRQLLAELTGEPFARFDRTAGSETRLVEATALWVVLRLSGVKAITGLLSAELTHVIRERISDDMTVDLLLRYVRATHASFTRELFERCEVLVPTEDRPAVMRSISADLFEGMETLSAAVAEKFAAERTRWFAGSVGERFELVSDILKGEPVDTRKTMRRLRYELTLHHLALVLWQDEIGVGGTRELETTAVRLLNQAGCSSALLLPAGPGRLWAWGGRASDHPGELRRVDDPVDLPAHVHVASGLPGHGVAGFRRSHQQAITAERIGRITGPGPSALCDYGDLELVILLGNDAEATADFVRRELGPLAADNRTMAALRETVRCLLDNERAVAVTAKHLHIAKNTVVYRVKKAEQLLGRSLHEDHLRLHLALYLAERLGSSVLGEQGPATGLENSIRAVSR, encoded by the coding sequence TTGGTCGAGGAGGCCGTCGTCCGCGTCGGTTCCGGTGCCACCGGATGGGCGATCGAGAACAGCCGTCAGTTGTTGGCCGAGCTGACCGGGGAGCCGTTCGCCCGCTTCGACCGCACCGCCGGCAGCGAAACCCGCCTCGTCGAGGCGACGGCGCTCTGGGTGGTATTGCGGCTCAGCGGTGTGAAAGCCATTACCGGGCTTCTATCCGCGGAGCTCACGCATGTCATTCGGGAACGCATCTCCGATGACATGACCGTCGATCTCCTGCTGCGTTATGTGCGGGCCACACACGCGAGTTTCACCCGTGAATTGTTCGAACGCTGTGAGGTGCTGGTGCCCACCGAGGACCGGCCGGCCGTGATGCGCTCCATCTCGGCCGATCTGTTCGAAGGCATGGAGACCCTCTCCGCCGCGGTGGCGGAGAAGTTCGCCGCCGAGCGCACCCGCTGGTTCGCGGGGTCCGTGGGCGAGCGCTTCGAGCTGGTCTCCGACATCCTGAAGGGCGAGCCGGTCGACACCAGGAAGACGATGCGCCGGCTGCGCTACGAGCTGACGCTGCACCATCTGGCGCTGGTGCTGTGGCAGGACGAGATCGGCGTGGGCGGCACCCGCGAACTGGAGACCACGGCGGTGCGCCTGCTGAACCAGGCCGGCTGCTCCTCGGCGCTGCTGCTGCCCGCGGGCCCGGGGCGGCTGTGGGCGTGGGGCGGCCGCGCCTCCGACCATCCGGGCGAGCTGCGGCGGGTGGACGATCCGGTGGACCTGCCCGCACACGTCCATGTCGCCTCCGGACTGCCGGGCCACGGTGTGGCCGGCTTCCGGCGCTCCCACCAGCAGGCGATCACCGCGGAGCGGATCGGCCGCATCACCGGGCCCGGTCCGTCCGCGCTGTGCGACTACGGCGACCTGGAGCTCGTGATCCTGCTGGGCAACGACGCCGAGGCGACGGCCGACTTCGTGCGGCGCGAACTCGGTCCGCTCGCCGCGGACAACAGGACGATGGCCGCGCTGCGCGAGACGGTGCGCTGCCTGCTGGACAACGAGCGGGCCGTGGCCGTCACGGCCAAGCACCTGCACATCGCGAAGAACACCGTGGTGTACCGGGTGAAGAAGGCGGAGCAACTGCTCGGACGGTCCCTGCACGAGGACCATCTCCGCCTGCACCTCGCGCTGTATCTGGCGGAACGGCTCGGCTCCTCGGTGCTGGGCGAACAGGGTCCCGCGACGGGACTGGAGAACTCGATCCGGGCGGTGTCCAGGTGA
- a CDS encoding thioester reductase domain-containing protein, which translates to MRPKADAAWHLHELTRDHPLTMFVLFSSVAGVVGSPGQANYSAANHFLDALAQHRRANGLPAHSLAWAAWAQRHGMASRLSDVDWNRATQSGLRPIEPAEGPELFDAALACGHPTTVPMHLDVALIERQPGPVLPVLRGLVRRPARRVVTAAAEHTGLLAERLAPLDVSGRRELLLDLVRTAAAAVLGHSGTDGIAATTAFSALGFDSLTAVELRNRLEAETGLRLPPTLLFDHDSPAALIEYLGTELASRAEPPAPAAVDFAAEVRLAEDVVPARDVTTVVTDPGQVFLTGATGFVGAFLLRDLMRSTRATVHCLVRGADEATALDRLRANLTWYGIWDEIDRERLSVLTGDLAAPRFGLGAERFDRLAREIDVVYHAGATVNWLHPYTSLKAANVTGTEEALRLAALHRTVPLHYVSSTGVFAKPAPGGRGLAPQDPTGPPEELTNGYRQSKYVAEKIIDLARERGLPVSVYRADVVSGAQTNGACQTRDFVWLSLKGSLQAGAVPAGADALFPMVPVDYVSAAVVALSRTADGETFHLFNPVAVGFAEMVARLRASGHVLDEVPWDDFVATVRADRDNALFPVIDIFRSYMTAGEALYMRMDVSATEAALAGTGITCPEIDADLFGRYARFFTDSGYFPAPVEPA; encoded by the coding sequence CTGCGCCCCAAAGCCGACGCCGCCTGGCACCTGCACGAACTCACCCGCGACCACCCCCTCACGATGTTCGTGCTCTTCTCGTCCGTGGCCGGCGTCGTCGGCTCGCCGGGGCAGGCCAACTACTCGGCCGCCAACCACTTCCTCGACGCGCTCGCCCAGCACCGCAGGGCGAACGGGCTGCCGGCCCACTCCCTCGCCTGGGCGGCGTGGGCGCAACGGCACGGCATGGCGTCCCGGTTGTCCGACGTGGACTGGAACCGGGCGACGCAGTCGGGGCTGCGGCCCATCGAACCGGCGGAGGGTCCCGAGCTGTTCGACGCGGCGCTCGCCTGCGGCCATCCGACGACGGTGCCGATGCACCTCGACGTCGCGCTGATCGAGCGGCAGCCCGGTCCGGTCCTGCCCGTGCTGCGGGGGCTGGTCCGCAGGCCGGCCAGGCGCGTGGTCACCGCGGCGGCCGAGCACACCGGTCTGCTCGCGGAGCGCCTCGCCCCGCTCGACGTGTCCGGCCGGCGGGAGCTGCTGCTGGATCTGGTGCGCACCGCCGCGGCCGCGGTGCTCGGCCACAGCGGAACCGACGGCATCGCCGCCACCACCGCCTTCTCGGCCCTGGGGTTCGACTCGCTGACGGCGGTCGAGCTGCGCAACCGGCTGGAGGCCGAGACCGGTCTCCGCCTGCCGCCGACACTGCTGTTCGACCACGACAGCCCCGCGGCGCTGATCGAGTACCTGGGCACGGAACTCGCCAGCCGCGCCGAGCCGCCCGCACCGGCGGCGGTGGACTTCGCGGCCGAGGTCCGGCTGGCCGAGGACGTGGTCCCGGCGCGGGACGTCACCACCGTGGTCACCGACCCCGGGCAGGTGTTCCTCACGGGGGCGACCGGGTTCGTCGGCGCCTTTCTCCTCAGGGACCTCATGCGCTCGACCCGGGCCACCGTGCACTGCCTGGTCCGCGGTGCCGACGAGGCGACCGCGCTCGACCGCCTGCGGGCCAACCTGACCTGGTACGGCATCTGGGACGAGATCGACCGCGAGCGGCTGTCGGTCCTCACCGGCGACCTCGCCGCACCGCGTTTCGGACTCGGCGCCGAGCGGTTCGACCGGCTGGCCCGCGAGATCGACGTGGTCTACCACGCCGGCGCGACGGTCAACTGGCTGCACCCGTACACGTCCTTGAAGGCGGCCAACGTCACCGGCACCGAGGAGGCGCTGCGACTCGCCGCGCTGCACCGGACGGTCCCGCTGCACTACGTGTCGAGCACCGGCGTCTTCGCCAAGCCGGCCCCCGGCGGCAGGGGCCTGGCCCCGCAGGACCCCACCGGGCCGCCGGAGGAACTGACCAACGGGTACCGGCAGAGCAAGTACGTCGCCGAGAAGATCATCGACCTGGCCCGGGAACGCGGTCTGCCGGTGTCGGTCTACCGCGCCGACGTGGTCTCCGGCGCGCAGACCAACGGTGCCTGCCAGACCCGCGACTTCGTATGGCTGAGCCTGAAGGGCAGCCTTCAGGCGGGTGCGGTGCCGGCCGGCGCGGACGCACTGTTCCCGATGGTGCCGGTGGACTACGTCAGCGCGGCCGTCGTGGCGCTGTCCCGCACGGCGGACGGGGAGACGTTCCACCTGTTCAACCCCGTGGCGGTCGGCTTCGCCGAGATGGTGGCGCGGCTGCGCGCGTCCGGCCATGTCCTGGACGAGGTGCCCTGGGACGACTTCGTCGCCACCGTCCGCGCCGACCGGGACAACGCGCTCTTCCCGGTGATCGACATCTTCCGGAGCTATATGACCGCGGGCGAGGCCCTGTACATGCGGATGGACGTCAGCGCCACGGAGGCCGCGCTGGCCGGCACGGGCATCACCTGCCCGGAGATCGACGCCGACCTGTTCGGCAGGTACGCCCGGTTCTTCACCGACTCCGGCTACTTCCCGGCGCCGGTCGAGCCGGCATAG